One part of the Lachnospiraceae bacterium JLR.KK002 genome encodes these proteins:
- a CDS encoding Vitamin B12 dependent methionine synthase activation subunit: MRADRAETLRYLGYRGQEIDSRTQELLDKISAELEQNSSPGSIYREYDCRVTDDTVSFGGLTITSRNLARNLRGCEKVVLLAATIGRTADLMIRQYSVTNLAGAVIVQAAGAACMESYVDEVEDSIRREAEKRGLYLRPRFSPGYGDFALEYQKDIFNMLECSRRVGITLTQGNLMLPSKSVTAIIGLTTQERESCHRTDCSQCGKTDCEFRRTQEQ, from the coding sequence ATGAGAGCGGACAGAGCGGAAACGTTACGTTACCTGGGATACCGGGGCCAGGAAATTGACAGCCGGACACAGGAACTTCTGGATAAAATAAGCGCGGAACTGGAGCAAAACAGTTCCCCCGGAAGTATATACCGGGAATATGACTGCAGGGTCACGGACGACACCGTTTCCTTTGGAGGGCTTACCATTACCAGCAGGAATCTGGCCAGGAATCTGAGGGGATGTGAAAAGGTGGTGCTGCTGGCAGCCACCATTGGCCGGACTGCAGATTTGATGATTCGGCAGTATTCGGTGACAAATCTGGCAGGCGCCGTGATTGTACAGGCAGCAGGAGCAGCCTGCATGGAAAGCTATGTGGACGAGGTGGAAGATTCCATACGCCGGGAAGCGGAAAAGCGCGGACTGTATCTGAGGCCCAGATTCAGTCCGGGGTACGGAGATTTTGCCCTGGAATATCAGAAAGACATTTTTAACATGCTGGAATGCAGCAGGAGGGTGGGTATTACGCTGACGCAGGGGAATCTGATGCTGCCTTCCAAATCGGTCACCGCAATTATCGGGCTGACTACCCAGGAACGGGAATCCTGTCACAGAACAGACTGCAGCCAGTGTGGAAAAACAGACTGTGAATTCCGGCGGACGCAGGAGCAGTGA
- a CDS encoding homocysteine S-methyltransferase family protein, with translation MNFTERLKTELLFFDGAMGTMLQDQGLQPGELPEIWNVTREDVILKIHKSYLRAGCNIIKTNTFGINPFKMKDSGYTCEELTEKGVRLARKAITETRTNAYAALDIGSLGRLLKPLGDLPFEEAYKAFRPVCLAGEQAGADLCLIETMNDTYEMKAAVLAAKENTSLPVVVTMVFDENGKLLTGADMEAAVAMLEGLGVDALGLNCGFGPDVMKKFLPKLREICSVPIVVNPNAGLPVVVDGKTSYHVGPEEFASVMKEIAQEGVSALGGCCGTTPEHIRELVRACKGMEPLKITDKNRSVVSSYSHAVVFGDHPKIIGERINPTGKSRFKQALRERDLEYIYKEALSQQDRGAHILDVNVGLPEINEVEMMRKVVPGLQAITDLPLQIDTSDPKAMETALRLYNGRPLLNSVNGKRESMDTIFPLAARYGCMVVCLTLDESGIPDTVQGRIEIAERIIREAAKYGLRKKDLLMDTLTMTISTGQSNAKITLEALRHVRYVLGVHTTLGVSNVSFGLPQREKVNTAFFTMALSQGLSAGIINPGSDVMMSAYDAFCALNGSDSQCRTYISRYSGQTPQPGLQSSKNREITLFDAVVKGLAESAGQAARKELETRGPLEVIDQELIPALDAVGQGFEKKTVFLPQLLMSAEAAKAGFDAVKEHLKSQGGSSESKGTIVLATVKGDIHDIGKNIVKVLLENYGFQVLDLGKDVSPELVLETAREHKVRLVGLSALMTTTVANMELTIRMLKKKLPDCRIMVGGAVLTQTYADMIGADFYSGDAMGSVRYANELFETEAGKK, from the coding sequence ATGAATTTTACAGAACGGTTGAAAACGGAACTGTTATTTTTTGACGGTGCCATGGGAACCATGCTGCAGGATCAGGGCCTGCAGCCCGGAGAACTGCCGGAAATCTGGAATGTAACCAGAGAAGATGTGATATTAAAGATTCATAAAAGCTATCTGAGAGCCGGCTGCAACATCATAAAAACCAATACCTTTGGGATTAATCCATTTAAAATGAAAGACAGCGGGTATACCTGTGAAGAACTGACGGAAAAGGGAGTCCGTCTGGCCAGGAAGGCCATTACGGAGACCAGAACAAATGCGTATGCGGCACTGGATATCGGTTCCCTTGGAAGGCTGCTGAAACCTCTGGGGGATCTGCCCTTTGAGGAGGCATATAAAGCATTTCGGCCGGTGTGCCTGGCAGGAGAACAGGCAGGAGCTGATCTGTGCCTGATTGAGACTATGAACGACACCTATGAGATGAAAGCAGCAGTACTGGCGGCCAAAGAAAATACCAGTCTGCCGGTGGTAGTCACCATGGTGTTTGACGAAAACGGAAAACTGCTGACAGGAGCGGATATGGAGGCCGCAGTAGCCATGCTGGAGGGACTGGGGGTGGACGCACTGGGGCTGAACTGCGGTTTCGGCCCGGATGTGATGAAAAAATTCCTTCCGAAGCTGCGGGAAATATGTTCTGTTCCTATCGTGGTAAATCCCAACGCAGGGCTTCCGGTGGTGGTGGACGGCAAAACTTCCTATCATGTGGGACCTGAAGAATTTGCCTCCGTTATGAAAGAAATTGCCCAGGAAGGAGTTTCCGCCCTGGGAGGCTGCTGCGGCACCACACCGGAACATATCCGGGAGCTGGTAAGGGCCTGCAAAGGAATGGAACCTCTGAAAATCACAGATAAAAACCGTTCGGTGGTTTCCTCCTACAGCCATGCGGTGGTGTTCGGAGATCATCCGAAAATCATTGGGGAACGTATCAATCCCACGGGGAAATCCCGCTTCAAACAGGCACTGCGGGAACGGGACCTGGAATACATTTACAAAGAGGCTTTGAGCCAGCAGGACAGAGGGGCCCATATTCTGGACGTGAATGTGGGACTTCCGGAAATCAACGAAGTGGAGATGATGAGGAAAGTGGTACCCGGACTCCAGGCAATCACAGACCTGCCTCTGCAGATTGATACCTCTGACCCCAAAGCCATGGAAACAGCACTGCGCCTTTACAATGGCAGGCCTCTTCTGAATTCTGTCAACGGGAAACGGGAGTCCATGGATACGATATTTCCGCTGGCAGCCAGATATGGCTGTATGGTGGTATGTCTGACGCTGGATGAATCCGGTATACCGGATACGGTGCAGGGCAGAATTGAAATTGCTGAAAGAATCATCCGGGAAGCGGCGAAATACGGGCTTCGGAAAAAGGATTTGCTGATGGACACACTGACTATGACCATCAGCACCGGACAGAGCAATGCAAAGATTACACTGGAAGCCCTGCGTCATGTACGTTATGTGCTGGGCGTCCATACCACACTGGGAGTTTCCAATGTTTCTTTCGGCCTGCCTCAGCGGGAAAAAGTCAATACAGCCTTTTTTACCATGGCATTGTCCCAGGGGCTCAGCGCCGGAATTATCAATCCAGGCAGCGACGTTATGATGTCAGCCTATGACGCTTTCTGCGCCCTGAACGGCAGCGACAGCCAGTGCAGGACCTATATCAGCCGCTATTCCGGCCAGACGCCCCAGCCCGGATTGCAGTCTTCCAAAAACAGGGAGATTACCTTGTTTGACGCTGTGGTGAAAGGACTTGCAGAAAGCGCCGGACAGGCAGCCCGCAAAGAGCTGGAAACCAGAGGGCCGCTGGAAGTGATAGACCAGGAACTGATTCCTGCCCTGGACGCGGTGGGGCAGGGATTTGAGAAAAAAACGGTGTTTCTGCCCCAGCTTCTGATGAGTGCGGAGGCAGCGAAGGCAGGATTTGACGCTGTAAAAGAACATCTGAAGTCCCAGGGCGGCAGCTCAGAATCCAAAGGCACGATTGTGCTTGCAACCGTAAAAGGAGATATTCACGATATCGGAAAAAATATTGTGAAGGTACTTCTGGAAAATTATGGTTTCCAGGTTCTGGATCTTGGAAAAGACGTTTCGCCGGAACTGGTGCTGGAAACAGCCAGAGAGCATAAGGTCAGGCTGGTGGGCCTGAGTGCTCTGATGACCACCACAGTGGCAAATATGGAGCTGACTATCCGGATGCTGAAAAAAAAGCTGCCGGACTGCCGAATCATGGTGGGAGGCGCAGTACTGACCCAGACCTATGCGGACATGATTGGTGCAGATTTTTATTCCGGAGACGCCATGGGCTCCGTAAGATATGCCAACGAGCTGTTTGAAACAGAGGCCGGGAAAAAATAA
- a CDS encoding DUF4474 domain-containing protein, which yields MNINWIIFGIITAVLLLLCLWIWYRYRCCQKAKRLVCTRSDYEKLTELNQALAPFGFVYDQQKDIFYSRKDAWQRKFGYGKIYDEMAPVMNMIIDCEPIYFEYDNKRWMIECWKGQYGITTGAEIGLYVERERGSQQNPEDVFYECVSEEEELPMEMVLYKNGRQVFRRQENHWWLTGFELGEFSWPGELMMKVAVTFRNHEMLEAFLKGCYQAGYQPEDIHVWAQRAAFSMYQPESSRNSHYGRLFRRLIQWQNHHNCNTYHRVTRDFTKTLDKLNYLMLAYPRIFAMITNTGRIAWEKKGL from the coding sequence TTGAATATTAATTGGATTATTTTTGGTATTATCACAGCCGTTTTGCTGCTGTTATGCCTGTGGATATGGTACAGATACCGGTGCTGCCAGAAGGCAAAACGCCTGGTATGTACCAGGAGCGACTATGAAAAACTCACGGAACTTAATCAGGCACTGGCGCCTTTTGGTTTTGTATATGACCAGCAGAAAGATATTTTTTATTCCAGGAAAGACGCCTGGCAGCGCAAATTTGGATATGGGAAAATATATGATGAAATGGCTCCTGTTATGAATATGATTATCGACTGTGAGCCCATTTATTTTGAATATGACAACAAACGATGGATGATTGAATGCTGGAAAGGCCAGTACGGAATTACTACCGGAGCGGAAATCGGGCTCTATGTGGAACGGGAACGGGGCAGCCAGCAGAATCCGGAAGATGTATTTTATGAATGCGTGTCAGAGGAAGAAGAACTTCCGATGGAAATGGTTCTTTACAAAAACGGCAGACAGGTGTTCCGGAGACAGGAAAATCACTGGTGGCTGACGGGCTTTGAACTGGGAGAATTTTCCTGGCCGGGAGAACTGATGATGAAAGTTGCCGTTACATTCCGGAATCATGAAATGCTGGAAGCATTTCTGAAAGGCTGTTATCAGGCAGGCTATCAGCCGGAGGATATTCATGTCTGGGCCCAGCGGGCGGCATTTTCCATGTATCAGCCTGAAAGTTCCCGGAATTCTCATTACGGAAGGCTGTTTCGGAGACTGATTCAGTGGCAGAATCATCATAACTGCAACACGTATCACAGAGTAACCAGGGATTTCACCAAAACCCTGGATAAACTGAATTATCTGATGCTGGCATATCCCCGAATATTTGCCATGATTACAAACACCGGAAGAATTGCCTGGGAGAAAAAAGGCTTATGA
- a CDS encoding metallophosphoesterase has translation MKRTARRLDKAYGEALCVPVHMGSRIVLMSDCHRGVGNWGDNFQANQNLYFAALQYYNRRKFIYIELGDGDELWENRNLQEIVRIHSNQFWMMGKFYQENRMYMLYGNHDRKKEKEKYFKNKCNSYYCEAENEEVALFPGMKVHEAIRLQDACSGMELFLVHGHQGDLWNDTLWKLTRFLVRYLWRPLELAGGNDPTSAAKNYQKMERIETRLAAWAQKHETLLVAGHTHRPVFPKPGEGYYFNDGSCVHPRCITALELERGALSLVKWSMKVREDNMVYIGRDVLEGPETLADYSKAKAGLPGF, from the coding sequence ATGAAGCGTACCGCCAGAAGGCTGGATAAAGCCTATGGGGAGGCTTTATGCGTTCCAGTCCATATGGGAAGCCGTATTGTGCTTATGAGTGACTGCCATCGAGGCGTGGGGAACTGGGGAGATAATTTTCAGGCCAACCAGAACCTGTATTTTGCGGCGCTGCAGTATTATAACCGCAGAAAATTTATATATATTGAACTGGGAGACGGTGATGAGCTGTGGGAAAACCGTAATTTACAGGAGATTGTGCGGATACACAGCAATCAGTTCTGGATGATGGGGAAATTTTACCAGGAAAACCGCATGTATATGCTGTATGGCAATCATGACCGGAAGAAAGAGAAAGAAAAGTATTTTAAAAACAAATGCAATTCCTACTATTGTGAAGCTGAAAATGAGGAGGTGGCGCTGTTTCCCGGCATGAAGGTGCATGAAGCCATCCGTTTGCAGGACGCCTGCAGCGGAATGGAGTTATTTCTGGTTCACGGCCATCAGGGAGACTTGTGGAACGATACCCTCTGGAAGCTCACACGCTTTCTGGTGCGGTATCTCTGGCGCCCTCTGGAGCTGGCCGGAGGCAATGATCCCACCAGCGCGGCCAAAAACTATCAGAAAATGGAGAGAATCGAAACGCGGCTGGCAGCCTGGGCACAGAAGCATGAGACCCTGCTGGTGGCCGGACATACCCACAGGCCGGTATTTCCAAAACCCGGAGAAGGGTATTATTTTAATGACGGAAGCTGTGTACATCCCCGTTGTATTACCGCGCTGGAGCTGGAGCGCGGAGCTCTTTCCCTGGTAAAGTGGAGTATGAAAGTGCGGGAAGATAATATGGTCTATATTGGCCGGGACGTACTGGAAGGGCCGGAAACTCTGGCAGATTACAGCAAAGCAAAGGCCGGGCTGCCAGGATTCTGA
- a CDS encoding sigma factor: protein MRIGKDNFIAQLQLHNEKALEFLVLEHGERLISIIRKHLFTLPHLQQECLTDTFVSVWNHIDSFDSENEFENWIGSVARYRCLEYLAAHQKEATIAWLIEKEILEEKEMMLSCLNEQEQELFYRFYVGEEPECTGKRNRNIPCRNMYELLNRIDTDIFEYEKECITIEEKEQMVHQLQELLREKKRRFSFRRYLNSSFRKTAPLEQLNLRNQIPHCKQRGI from the coding sequence ATGAGGATAGGAAAAGACAACTTTATCGCACAGCTACAGCTTCATAATGAAAAAGCATTGGAATTTCTGGTTCTGGAACATGGAGAACGCCTGATATCCATTATTCGGAAACATTTGTTCACGCTTCCTCACCTGCAGCAGGAATGTCTGACAGATACCTTTGTTTCTGTCTGGAATCATATAGACAGCTTTGATTCGGAAAATGAATTTGAAAACTGGATTGGCTCTGTGGCCCGGTACCGCTGTCTGGAATATCTGGCCGCTCATCAGAAAGAAGCTACCATTGCATGGCTGATAGAAAAAGAAATTCTCGAAGAAAAAGAGATGATGCTGAGCTGCCTGAATGAACAGGAACAGGAACTGTTTTATCGGTTCTATGTGGGAGAAGAACCGGAGTGTACAGGAAAGAGAAACCGGAATATCCCCTGCCGCAATATGTATGAGCTGCTGAACCGTATTGATACAGACATTTTCGAGTATGAAAAAGAGTGTATTACCATAGAAGAAAAGGAACAGATGGTTCATCAGTTACAGGAATTGCTGAGAGAAAAGAAACGCAGATTTTCTTTTCGGCGATATCTGAACAGCTCTTTTCGGAAAACAGCCCCTCTGGAACAGCTGAATCTCCGGAATCAAATACCCCACTGCAAGCAACGGGGTATTTGA
- a CDS encoding DUF4367 domain-containing protein, whose translation MADMDKLLKQAFDEIAKEEFENRPEVIPEHKFSLKFRWKMHRILRKMKTGKDNSGDEKGHSLMGLYRSVHSRKRRTAIILLIIMVLGGTAFATEPVIRWLCNYYVDQYDDHVKIQRDNPEEAEDGERGTFRKYQLTEIPEGYSLDMEEFDEKLQRYHIFYSSDEEDVLFFQQTWQGDEIPENITSDTEPLKDVEVGGFTGYYAEDGENGSLILSNGVYTLVLSGPFSKQELIEIAGKLELADES comes from the coding sequence ATGGCTGATATGGACAAGCTCTTAAAACAGGCATTTGATGAAATTGCAAAAGAAGAATTTGAAAATCGTCCGGAGGTAATACCGGAACATAAGTTTTCTCTGAAATTTCGGTGGAAAATGCACCGGATTTTACGGAAAATGAAAACAGGGAAAGATAATTCCGGAGACGAAAAAGGCCATTCTCTTATGGGGCTGTATCGCTCCGTTCATTCCAGAAAGCGGAGAACAGCAATTATTCTGCTGATTATCATGGTACTTGGCGGAACTGCATTTGCCACGGAACCAGTGATACGATGGCTGTGCAATTACTATGTGGACCAGTATGACGACCATGTAAAGATTCAGAGAGATAACCCGGAGGAAGCAGAGGACGGGGAAAGAGGTACATTTCGGAAGTATCAGTTGACGGAGATTCCGGAAGGGTATTCATTAGATATGGAAGAATTTGATGAAAAATTGCAAAGATATCATATATTTTATAGTAGTGATGAAGAAGATGTATTATTCTTCCAACAAACTTGGCAAGGAGATGAAATACCAGAAAATATTACATCTGACACAGAACCATTGAAAGATGTGGAGGTAGGTGGATTTACCGGTTACTATGCAGAAGATGGAGAAAATGGTTCATTGATACTTTCTAATGGCGTTTATACTTTGGTGTTGTCCGGGCCTTTTTCAAAACAGGAATTGATAGAAATTGCAGGCAAACTGGAACTTGCAGATGAATCATAA
- a CDS encoding DUF3990 domain-containing protein yields the protein MTNYKIYHGSNVIVSRPEIMINGHYKDFGYGFYCTNLEKQAKRWALTRHGESIVNHYSYTKNDRLKICIFQQMTEEWLQFVVNCRRGIEHQYDIVEGPMADDQIWDYVEEFMENNISKAAFWELVKFKYPTHQIVFCTESALNTLTFEGSIKL from the coding sequence ATGACAAATTATAAAATTTATCATGGAAGCAATGTAATCGTGAGCAGACCTGAAATTATGATAAATGGGCATTATAAAGATTTTGGATACGGGTTTTATTGTACGAATCTGGAGAAACAGGCAAAACGATGGGCATTGACAAGACATGGAGAATCTATTGTAAACCATTACTCCTATACAAAAAATGACAGGTTAAAAATATGCATTTTCCAGCAGATGACAGAAGAATGGCTGCAGTTTGTTGTCAATTGCAGGAGAGGAATAGAACATCAGTATGATATTGTGGAGGGGCCGATGGCCGATGATCAGATATGGGATTATGTAGAGGAGTTTATGGAAAACAATATTTCAAAAGCAGCATTCTGGGAATTGGTAAAGTTTAAATACCCCACTCATCAAATTGTGTTCTGTACAGAATCTGCACTGAATACTCTGACCTTTGAAGGGAGCATAAAATTATGA
- a CDS encoding aminotransferase class I/II-fold pyridoxal phosphate-dependent enzyme, with the protein MLQHKDHFHGSDLEKIEQIYGIRKEEITSFSANVNPLGISPLLRETLASHIDAISTYPDREYLSLRKCIGAYLDTDYESILMGNGSTELISLFIQIEHPKKALIIGPTYSEYEREIALGGGTCLYYPLKEELDFKLDVEHFTSQLNESIDFLVICNPNNPTSGAISRKTMRWILDVCKQNDIFVMVDETYVEFADNYEEITSVPLTAFYNNIVILRGTSKFFAAPGLRLGYAVTGNRDFIKAVNTRKNPWTINSLAVIAGELMFRDTDYIQKTRSLISAERARIHRIFSEDPRFKTYPPSGNFILVRLLSDSMTSGELFDRAIREKMMIRDCSTFPFLDNRYIRFCFMSRDMNDRLAECLMR; encoded by the coding sequence ATGTTACAGCATAAGGATCATTTTCACGGAAGTGATTTGGAAAAAATTGAACAGATTTACGGTATCCGCAAAGAAGAAATTACCAGCTTCAGCGCCAATGTGAACCCTCTGGGGATTTCGCCCCTGCTGCGGGAAACTCTGGCCAGCCATATTGACGCCATCAGCACCTATCCGGACCGGGAATATCTCTCCCTGCGTAAATGTATCGGAGCATATCTGGATACGGATTATGAATCCATTCTCATGGGAAATGGTTCCACGGAGCTGATTTCTCTGTTTATTCAGATTGAACACCCGAAAAAAGCTCTGATTATCGGCCCCACCTATTCAGAATACGAGAGGGAAATTGCACTGGGGGGCGGCACATGCCTTTATTATCCCCTGAAGGAGGAACTGGACTTTAAACTGGATGTGGAACATTTTACTTCTCAGCTCAACGAAAGCATTGATTTTCTGGTTATCTGTAATCCAAATAATCCAACTTCCGGCGCCATTTCCCGCAAAACCATGCGCTGGATTCTGGACGTATGCAAGCAAAACGATATTTTTGTGATGGTGGACGAAACTTATGTGGAATTCGCCGACAACTATGAGGAAATTACCTCTGTTCCCCTCACCGCTTTCTACAATAACATTGTGATTCTGCGGGGAACTTCCAAATTCTTTGCAGCTCCCGGTCTCCGGCTGGGCTATGCGGTAACCGGAAACCGGGACTTTATCAAAGCGGTCAACACCCGGAAGAATCCCTGGACCATTAATTCTCTGGCTGTAATTGCCGGAGAACTTATGTTCCGGGATACCGATTATATTCAGAAGACCAGAAGCCTGATTTCTGCTGAGCGAGCCCGGATTCACCGAATCTTTTCCGAAGATCCCCGGTTCAAAACCTATCCTCCCAGCGGCAATTTTATACTGGTGCGCCTGCTGTCGGATTCCATGACCTCCGGAGAACTGTTCGACCGGGCTATCCGGGAGAAAATGATGATTCGGGACTGCTCCACTTTCCCCTTTCTGGATAACCGTTATATCCGGTTCTGCTTCATGAGCCGGGACATGAATGACAGGCTGGCGGAATGTCTGATGAGGTAA